A region from the Hippopotamus amphibius kiboko isolate mHipAmp2 chromosome 15, mHipAmp2.hap2, whole genome shotgun sequence genome encodes:
- the LOC130837187 gene encoding olfactory receptor 1361-like, whose translation MDNQTQVFKFTLLGLSVQPLQRQVLFSLSFSLYLIGCLGNLLTILAIISDPHLHSPMYFFLSNLSLLDICFTSTTIPKMLVNHLCGLTTISFSACLAQMYFFITFGAADSILLSAMAYDRYLAICCPLHYTTIMSILRCVLLVGIPWISANLISMVHTILMSRLSFCTNRIPHFFCDINALIKLSCSDTQVNKILVLVLGGPVVLISFVCIMVSYTPIAVAVWKVPSVQGRWKAFSTCGSHLCVVCLFYGTIIGVYFNPVSIHTTQRDMVATVMHTMVTPMLNPFIYSLRNRDLKGALKKLFSRNPFAQRL comes from the coding sequence ATGGACAATCAGACCCAAGTCTTTAAATTCACCCTCCTCGGCCTTTCTGTGCAGCCCCTGCAGAGGCAGGTGCTCTTCAGTCTGTCCTTCAGCCTGTATCTGATTGGGTGCCTGGGGAATCTGCTCACCATCCTGGCCATCATCTCGGATCCTCACCTCCACagccccatgtacttcttcctcagcaaCTTGTCTCTTCTTGACATCTGCTTtacctccaccaccatccccaaGATGCTGGTGAACCATCTGTGTGGGCTCACCACCATCTCCTTCTCGGCTTGCCTGGCCCAGATGTATTTCTTCATCACCTTTGGGGCAGCTGACAGCATCCTTCTCTCAGCCATGGCTTATGACCGCTACCTGGCCATCTGCTGCCCACTGCACTACACGACAATCATGAGCATCCTTCGGTGTGTCTTGCTGGTGGGGATACCCTGGATCTCAGCCAACCTCATCTCCATGGTCCACACTATCCTGATGTCCCGCTTGTCCTTTTGCACCAATAGGATTCCACACTTCTTCTGTGACATCAATGCCTTGATCAAACTCTCTTGCTCTGACACCCAAGTTAACAAGATACTGGTGTTGGTCCTTGGGGGCCCAGTGGTTCTGATCTCCTTTGTGTGTATCATGGTCTCTTACACACCTATTGCTGTGGCTGTGTGGAAGGTGCCCTCTGTCCAGGGCAGGTGGAAAGCATTCTCCACCTGTGGCTCTCACCTTTGTGTTGTCTGTCTCTTCTATGGGACCATCATTGGGGTCTACTTCAACCCTGTGTCCATACACACCACTCAGAGGGACATGGTAGCCACAGTGATGCACACCATggtcacccccatgctgaacccctttaTCTACAGCCTGAGAAACCGAGATCTGAAGGGTGCCCTTAAGAAACTTTTCAGCAGGAATCCCTTTGCCCAGCGTCTTTGA